A genome region from Arthrobacter sp. V1I9 includes the following:
- a CDS encoding iron ABC transporter permease, translated as MARSPFVLVVGVVLTWFIAAFLVWPNVNVLIATFFPDGNFSGRAAEKLFSSQRAMTALGNSFLLAVALSVTVNLVGIFIVLVTHYFRIRGSRILFLGYASTFIYGGIVLAAGYKFIYGDKGIVTSLLVKIFPAMDPAWFSGFFAVLVVMTFATTTNHMLFVANALKGIDYQTVEAAKNLGASTWTILRRVVLPMLKPTLFAVTILSFLTGLGALSAPQVLGGRDFQTITPMILTFTNSPTSRDLAALLAVILGVATILMLAVMSRLERGGTYFSVSKVSSALQKQDITNPVANVAVHSVAYLLFAVYTLPVVLIVLYSFADGAAIQTGQLTFGNLTLDNYVRVLTQPSGLRPFIVSVVYSALAALIAVGGLLFVARLLQKYRNWVANVFEYLLHIPWILPSALLALGLIISYDHPNPLVGGAVLTGTTVILLIAFVTVKIPFTLRMLKASFASVNSSLEEAAAIMGAKTLYVFRRILLPLVLPAAAAIAALNFNSLLDDYDTAIFLAHPLVQPLGLVIKNNTDGAEGVEGVANTFVYTVLLMVITGVTMYLVYGRSRRQGSTKKRLPAVPPTASAAAPPVSGASVAGEDSKLPAAPVR; from the coding sequence ATGGCCCGCTCCCCCTTCGTCCTGGTCGTTGGGGTTGTGCTGACCTGGTTCATCGCGGCGTTCCTGGTGTGGCCCAACGTCAACGTCCTGATCGCCACCTTCTTTCCGGACGGCAATTTCTCCGGCCGGGCTGCAGAGAAGCTTTTCTCATCGCAGCGCGCCATGACAGCCCTGGGGAACAGCTTCCTGCTGGCGGTGGCGCTGTCCGTCACGGTGAACCTGGTGGGGATTTTTATTGTCCTCGTGACGCATTACTTCCGGATCCGCGGCTCCAGGATCCTCTTCCTGGGCTACGCCTCCACCTTTATCTACGGCGGCATCGTGCTGGCAGCCGGTTACAAATTCATCTACGGGGACAAGGGAATTGTCACGTCGCTGCTGGTGAAGATCTTTCCGGCCATGGACCCGGCGTGGTTCTCCGGGTTCTTTGCGGTCCTGGTGGTGATGACTTTTGCCACCACCACCAACCACATGCTGTTTGTGGCCAACGCACTGAAGGGCATTGACTACCAAACCGTCGAAGCCGCCAAAAACCTTGGCGCTTCAACGTGGACCATCCTGCGGCGGGTGGTGTTGCCCATGCTCAAGCCGACGCTGTTCGCCGTGACAATCCTGTCCTTCCTCACCGGTCTCGGTGCACTGAGCGCCCCGCAGGTGCTGGGCGGGCGGGACTTCCAGACCATCACGCCGATGATCCTGACATTCACTAACAGCCCCACTTCCCGGGATCTGGCGGCACTGCTCGCAGTTATCCTGGGCGTGGCCACCATCCTGATGCTCGCGGTGATGTCCCGCCTCGAAAGGGGCGGCACCTATTTTTCGGTGTCAAAGGTTTCCTCTGCCCTGCAGAAGCAGGACATCACCAACCCGGTAGCCAACGTGGCCGTCCATTCCGTGGCCTACCTGCTTTTTGCCGTGTACACCCTTCCGGTGGTGCTCATCGTCCTGTATTCGTTCGCGGACGGCGCCGCCATCCAGACCGGACAACTCACCTTCGGCAACCTGACGCTGGACAACTACGTGCGGGTCCTGACCCAGCCATCCGGACTGCGGCCGTTCATCGTGAGTGTTGTGTACAGCGCCCTGGCAGCCCTGATCGCCGTCGGAGGCCTGCTCTTCGTGGCCCGGCTGCTGCAGAAGTACAGGAACTGGGTGGCCAACGTCTTCGAATACCTGCTGCACATTCCCTGGATCCTGCCGTCGGCGCTGCTGGCCCTGGGCCTGATCATCAGTTACGACCACCCGAATCCATTGGTGGGTGGAGCAGTGCTCACCGGAACCACCGTGATTCTGCTGATCGCTTTTGTCACGGTGAAGATCCCGTTCACGCTCCGCATGCTCAAGGCCTCCTTCGCCTCGGTGAATTCGTCGCTCGAGGAAGCGGCGGCCATCATGGGGGCCAAGACGCTGTACGTGTTCCGGCGGATCCTCCTGCCGCTGGTACTGCCGGCGGCCGCCGCCATCGCGGCCCTGAATTTCAACAGCCTGCTGGATGACTACGACACCGCCATCTTCCTGGCCCACCCGCTGGTCCAGCCCTTGGGCCTGGTCATCAAGAACAACACGGACGGGGCCGAAGGCGTGGAAGGTGTGGCCAACACCTTCGTCTACACCGTGCTCCTGATGGTCATCACCGGCGTCACCATGTACCTGGTGTACGGCCGGTCCCGCCGTCAGGGGTCAACGAAGAAGCGGCTCCCCGCGGTTCCACCGACTGCTTCCGCCGCGGCGCCCCCTGTTTCCGGCGCTTCCGTAGCCGGTGAGGACAGTAAGCTCCCGGCCGCGCCGGTGCGCTGA
- a CDS encoding FAD-dependent monooxygenase → METIAIVGGGIAGLALAACLDPERFEVTVYEKRPELPAVGSALGMWPNAQRALARVGVLDEARSVSPVIGSGSVRSPDGEPWVTVDAGEMFGVSRIDLLRLLHAAVPATVRRTTSHLREVPADGGLVVGADGVHSVVRRQVWGARTDARLTPYLALRGTLPSPVSRDEVGEYWGRGDLFGMTAARGGSFWYASYRSGLGPYGIEVATTLEQARQRYATHAPAIRRALAAATPESCLVQRLWTVPHLRSYVRGRNVLIGDAAHAMMPTLGRGACESLVDAVTLAGLLNTLPESQALREYDRQRRLRTRALSLASSALGRIALAEGGQPLRDRLLNLARRRQARAAVVSGSGG, encoded by the coding sequence ATGGAAACGATCGCGATCGTTGGAGGCGGCATCGCAGGGTTGGCTCTGGCTGCCTGCCTGGACCCGGAGCGCTTCGAGGTGACCGTTTACGAGAAGCGGCCTGAGTTGCCTGCTGTGGGAAGCGCGCTGGGCATGTGGCCAAACGCGCAACGGGCGCTTGCCCGGGTGGGCGTGCTGGATGAGGCACGGTCCGTTAGTCCGGTGATCGGCAGCGGATCGGTGCGCAGCCCGGATGGTGAGCCTTGGGTCACCGTCGATGCCGGGGAGATGTTCGGCGTTTCCCGCATTGACCTGCTGCGGTTGCTCCACGCTGCTGTGCCGGCGACCGTCCGCCGGACCACCAGTCATCTGCGCGAGGTGCCCGCTGACGGGGGACTGGTGGTTGGCGCCGACGGCGTTCATAGCGTGGTCCGCCGCCAGGTCTGGGGCGCTCGTACAGATGCCCGCCTCACGCCATACCTTGCCCTCCGCGGCACTCTCCCTTCTCCTGTCAGCCGGGACGAGGTGGGCGAGTACTGGGGCCGCGGCGACCTGTTCGGCATGACCGCCGCCCGGGGCGGTTCCTTCTGGTACGCCAGCTACCGGTCCGGGCTTGGCCCCTACGGAATTGAGGTGGCGACAACGCTGGAGCAGGCCCGGCAGCGCTACGCCACTCACGCGCCCGCCATTCGCCGTGCGCTTGCCGCGGCCACTCCGGAATCCTGCCTGGTCCAGCGGCTCTGGACAGTTCCGCACTTGCGCTCCTACGTCCGCGGCAGGAATGTGCTCATTGGCGACGCCGCACACGCGATGATGCCAACCCTGGGCCGCGGCGCCTGCGAGTCGTTGGTGGACGCAGTGACACTGGCAGGCCTGCTCAACACGCTGCCCGAAAGCCAGGCGCTCCGCGAATACGACCGGCAGCGGCGGCTGAGGACCCGAGCCCTGAGCCTGGCGTCCTCGGCACTCGGGCGCATCGCTTTGGCCGAGGGCGGCCAGCCCCTTCGTGACCGCCTGCTCAACCTGGCCCGACGGCGGCAGGCGCGTGCCGCCGTCGTAAGCGGTTCCGGCGGCTGA